DNA from Quercus lobata isolate SW786 chromosome 1, ValleyOak3.0 Primary Assembly, whole genome shotgun sequence:
CCGCCTCTCTCTCGCCACCCTCAACTCCCAGCTCGCTGTTTTCAGGCCCAAAGTCGATGGCATCTCCCTCCTCACCATCAACACCTCCAGCTTCTCTCCGGTAATATCCACTCATTTCATATCTTTTAGCTTTAGCTTTTCAAATCCCATATGTTATATATCATTGTCATATTCAGATATGCATCAATTTTGGTTCTTCAGCTGATGATGCCCTGATGGGTGCTACTGTTATGATAAATATGACTCTAAATAAATGGGTTATTATCACTTAACATTGTTAAGCAAATGCCAAATGTTGTTACTTGCTAGTGGTGTAGTGCTCATGTTTTTACATTCAACAatactacacacaacaaatttcacaacttgttgAGGCACTGACATCACTTTTACTGCACACCAATCACAAACTGTCATCTTAACAGTTGTGAAATCGATCGTGcattaaacttttttaatttttaaaattgtattaaaGAATGTGAATGTTTATATTAAACAATTGAAGAATGGAGTTGCCTTTTtatattggaaagaaaaaagaacaagaataCTAGAGTTACAAACATAGTACATTGGGATCACTGCGACTTCATGAATTAACATGCATGATCTGCCTGCGGTGTGTAAGGTGGGTGGGTAAGGATTCAGTAACTTTGGATGAAATCATATGAAGTGAATTGAGGAAATTTGAAGACTTAGAGTTCAATAGGGATAAGTGACTAGTTATTTGGGTTTGATGACAGAAAAGGTGAACTAGATATAATCAGCCTTTGGAGCTAAAAGAGTAGTGTTTTTGGGTCTCCCAGTTCGTGTAAATAAGTGATTGAACAGAAATGGGAAAGTACATTTACAAGGTGTGATTTCACTCTTGagattataaattatttgataaataaatgTGTTCATTTTATGGGATATCTTAAAGTATATACTGATAAAAAGACGTTCCGCACATTAGAACATTTGGATACCATTAAAGCATGAGACAGAAGAGTCAAGGCAGTAGAATCTGGATGCTTCAATTAACCCTAAGGGGTAGCACCATTGGCTGGAAGCCATTGGTTTGAATTGTGCCCccctccccctctctctctcctctagGGATATTATGTTGTGATATATATTATTCCACTTTAAATTTGTTGGCCTGTTAGGTAGGTCTCCAGTATATCCTCTCAACGTTGGTGGACTTTACACCTATATTATAATAGTAAGATTGTATAATTTAATAGCTTTTTCCATTTCTCTCCCTGGATTTTCTTCATTCCTGATTTAAAAGATACATGCTTGCTTCTTGCTGGTACATGTGAGTTTTGGCTGATGTTTTCAGAAGTTATGGCCAATTTGATCTGCTAAGACTATTTGGGGTTTAGTGTGCTTGTTGCCtattggtttggattttctgTGGATTAAATCCATTTCTAAATCTCAAATAGTGTTTGGTTAACGCAAGAATAAGaagattaaaatttaaactgAAAGTTTGATAAAATCACAATCAGGCAATGATGTATTATGCAATAAATGAAAGACACTTAATAACAGGCCAAACCAAATGGCACCCAAAGCCTGTCAGATATCTTAATGGATGTGGATATCAGAAATCAGATTCTGCATGCACAATAATTGATCTAACTTCAGTTAGTCGTAAGAGTGTACATTGAAGTTGATATGATCATATTAGTGATGAGATTTGATACTTGCTTGACCCTCTGATTAAGGTGTTTATGATCAGTTGAGTTGTTGGGTAGAAAGACATCATGAAAACCACAGTTTCCGATCAATCTAATAAATTGAAAGGCCTAGTTTTAGTCAATTTCCACTTGGTGGTTCACTATATCATGTGTTAATTCATATTACTTCAGATTCACATACTTATGTCTCATGCAATTGCATGATTTTGttcatgaatttttattttggatgtACAGCTATCGCCATTTGGTACTTATTAGAGACTTTTGGAATAGaattattcttttctttgacaAACAGATTATAATTGTCAATTAGGCCATTCATAAAATAGACATAAATATTGGATTTGAGTAGTGTCCTCTCTAGGTCCTTGTCATCTTATCTCTAAGACCTTGCCCTGTTTCAAGATGCACGGATACTCCATTTTAGCTCACGTACCCGTATCCGATACGTATTGTACCGGTGTCATACCCGATACCTCTAAGATACATGgacaatcaatttttttttttttagagtgccAATACATCTAGGATGCATCTGTGATATGACTTAGATACCATTGTAACCCAACCCCGATAGTGAGAGATAGCTCAAACTCGcaagaatttttattatatgcTTTATGTATTGGTTTTAATGTTGAATACTTATctaattatcttttatttactcttttggATCTTGGTTTGTATTCTACACAACATTTAATGGTCATGGCTTCACTTATTATccattattgtttttaaattgatatatgcttaacaatatataaaaaaatatattaataagtaaattaATGCACGTATCCTCGACATATCATACCCTAAGTTTTTCAAGAAATGTTGTATCCCTGTACCCATGCATCTTTGCATTTCATCTTCTGTAAATTTCATGTGTTTGTCCATGTAATCTGGATCTCATCATTCTCTGCAAAATAATTCTGTTACTTAAATTCTGTGCTTCACAGGATGCTTATGGTGGGTATATGGTGGCATTTGCGGGTAGAAAGTATGCAGCAAGGTCTCTCCCTGCTTTTGTTGCAAATAGCACCTATATTGTAACCAGTTTCACTCTGGTAATAATGCAAAAGCTTGTACCTGGTTCATATTCTTTTAAATAGACGGCTCATATTCTTTATGATCTAATTAAACTAAATGGACATTGAACAAAACAGGTACTTGAGTTTCAGAAGGGTAGGCTGCAGAATTTGTATTGGAAGAGAGATGGATGTGCTTCATGCTCAGGTAAATCTAATTTTGTTTGCCTCAACAAACAAGATTGTGCCATTAGAACATCCAGCTGTAAAAACCGAGGGGGTTCAGTAGATTGCAGTCTTGGGATACAGCTAGCTTTTTCTGGCACAGATAAGCATCTGATGGCTCTCAATTCATGGtatgaagttgaaaaccttcGGCAGTATTCCCTCTATGGCTTGTATTCAAACCTCAAAAATTCTCTCACTAACCAGTACAATGACTTCTTTTAGCAATGGGGAAAAAAGCCTCTTTCAGTTCGTGTCAAACATTCCACCAATTGTCTTCATTTGTGATATTATGTTGTAAtcttgtgactgttcatcttcacTTGCCCCTCTTATGCCTTCTTATTCTAAGAAAGCATATTTCCTCCTATCTCGATTTTGATTATCTGAGATCTTTATAGCTTGCTAGATTTTCAAACCTCTGTTTTCTTCTTGGTGAAGTATTTGATAGTTCTATTGTTTGATTAATTGGATTATATAATGAAAGGAAATAGTTGACTTCTGTCCTGCTGATCAAATTATTTATGTTAAAGCAAATGTGTGTTCTTGTTTGGTTATTGAGATTAGAAATTGGCTTTAATCATCCATTGATCATCGAACTCTTTATTTTGTGGACCAAGGTTCTCTTTTCAAGCTTcacattattaaattatatactGCAATGCTTTTATGTTTGTACTGGACTCACACTGAACATGCAAAGAATAAAATGTACAGATTAATGTATCTTAGACTACTGTTCATTTTGCAAAGCAGGCCCTGACTATGTTGCTTGAGCAACAACTGATATAATATAACTAAacatttcattaaattttgttctttcCATCTTCATACATTGTATTTGAGGTTTTCCTGAGGTATGGTATGATATGGCATTTTGCAAAAGCAGTTGAGAGGAACAGTCTATCTACTAGTAAGCCAGTTGCTGATAATAAAACAGGCACAAGACTGTAACTAGTTCATACGCCTAAATCTTACTCTAACTAGTTGTACCCTTTATTCATAATGCAGAACCTTATTATATTATCAGCAGGAACGGCTAGTTATTGTCTTAAATACTTTCTTTTTAGCTTGCTAAATCAGCTGGTTTAGTCTATACTGCTGTTGTTTTCACATTGTGAACTTGACTCCCTCTGTGGCACAGCCCAATGAACTTCTTAAATGAGAAGATCCTTAAAAGGAATTTTgttgatataaaattattttcatagtGATAAGTGTTTGtcatgattttcaatttttcttcttaatgaAAAGTTATGATTGATTATCATTGATACTGAGAAACTGCTAAGATAGTAAAACTCCTGGTTGTTGATAAGGTGTATTTTGTGCTTTAAGACAGCTTCAAGAATTCTGAGTTCTCATTTGGCTTAGGTTTATCTGGTTAGGTACAAACAATCATTTAAAACCTTTCTAGATATAATTCTACTTTTGCacagcttattttttaaaaacaaataaagtaatgAAAAATATGCACACTAGATTGAGACCTAGGATGGGGCATTTAGGCATGTTTTCTTCTCTGGTAGAAGTTGACTGAAAAAGATTTACAAATTAGAGTTTCTGCACTGCCCCAATCATGTAGGACTTAGGAGTAGAAGCTTGTGACTAGAATATGAAAGTAGACCATCCAATAAACTCGTATGGATGATAATCATTTCCTTGGGTTTGGCATTTCAACCATTTTTTCCTTATGACACTGTTCAAACAAATCTATAAAGATTAAGAACATAGAATTAAATCGGTTTGTTTACTATGtgatctatatatattaattatgtaTGAATATTATTacatttatgtaaaaataataataactaaacattgaatttataatttctatttggttatttatcatataaataaaaatttcaaaatttgcttAAATCGGCTAGCTCTTAATCATTAGAGAAGATAATGATATTCTGATTTAGATTCAATCAAGATACAAATAGAACTTGGGCTGGCCTATTGACCAAATACAATAGGACTTGGGCTGCCCCAAGTATATGACCATTAACCACCTTTATATGTGCAACGTTGCAAATCCAACAAAAAGGATTAGTGCTATCTGTCTCAGAAAATAGATCATAGAATAGAATTGTTACTTTGTTCTGCATGTCTCTAGCGTACGTTTGGAATATTAATGGAAGAAATCAAAACAGCAGCAGACACAGAGAATTGCTTGCAGAAAACTCCAACTAATGGGAAAGTAGTAGTGGGTGTAGGAGGCTTatggatttaaaaattaaaattaaaataaaagagaagtaTATGTAAGTCTAAGTTGGCAAGCAAAGCATAAATATTTTCCTTAGTCTACTTGCTTCTCTCATTACACATATGTCTAAGTTGGCAAGCAAGCATAAATATATGTCTTTGTttacttactttttttattCCACATAAGTCTAAGTTGGCAAGAAAGCATAAATGCCTTGTCTTGCCTACTTGCTTATGGTTTTTTGGACAATGGCATGATAATCCTATATATAATAGAAGTTATAGATGAGTTCAATATGAAGTTAgctttaacaaaattgaaattgagcTTAACTTGGAAGCTTTTCAAGATGTGTTTTGAAgccaaaatttgattctttttatgGTAAGTATTGATAGTTGCTTCTgtaaatttgtttatatgtatgtgtgtttttcTATTGTTATTCATAAACAATAGGTTGTTTTGCTTGCTTAAAATTCTGGTATAGATATTAAATATAGTTACATTTTATTGCACATGAATTAACACTATATTTGTATGAGATATATTACTGCTAAATGATATGGTTTATGTTACATTTAATGTAATTTTGATAAAAGATGTCACTTAGTTGCTTCAACTTATCTATTACAGATTAAttacaaacaaattcaaaataaaatcagtTGATTTTTTCGGTTGAATCTATAAGATTagttatttactatatttaagaatacaccaaaaaaaaaaaaaaaatcctataagGGCTCTTTATAGATTAGTAGATCACCTAGAATAGTAGACCACCATAAGAAAAATCAATTAGAAGAACTCCTATCTATCTCAATAATTTTAACTTTAACACTGCCTTCCATTTTTTACATTGCAAAACcccccaattttaaaaaatactcttatttttcattcaaaatccAACCCTtactcttataaaaaaaaaaaaaaaaaatccaaccctTACACTTACTAGACCCAAAATCAAACACCTAATGTCGTCACACCCACCAAACACCAACTATGCCCAAATTTCTTGCATAGTGTATACTCCTCCGTAACCTTATGAAACTAAAAGCCtccaatttttgttaaaatctcATAGTCACCAACACTTCAACTCAATCTTGTAAGCAAAATCAAACATCAAAATCAGTCTTTCACATTGaaattaagcaataaaaaaTGCTACCATACTTAAAAGTATTTATAGCctccttctttgtttcttttcctctatgctattaagtctttttttcttctttttaaacaaattgGATGTAGGTGTGACTGTGCATGCAATAGAAGATGGAGCTTCAACATTTTTACTATCCAAAGCATCGTTGATCTTTAGTGAAGAGAGAATTTATGGCAAAAAATGTTATAGGTGCCAGGAACCAATATTGGATCCTACCTATGGTTGTATAAAATGCAAAGAGTATAAATTCTACCATCATAAATCATGTGCGAAACTACGCCTTGGGTTTCACCATCCCTTTCACCCAATGCATCCTTTTATTCTCTTTGACAAATCAATGGGTTATCGTgagaaagaaaatagcaaaTGCGAACTCTGCAAAGAATATCACTGTGAGAACTCAACCATTTCTAGTGGAAATCTTGTTGGATCTGGCTGAGTTTGCATTTGCTGTTTTCTTTCTCACAACAACCCATTGattcatcaaagaaaataagagGATGTATTGGGTGCAAGGGATGGTGAAACCCAATGGGTAATTCCGCACATGATTTATGATGGTAGAACTTATACCCTTTGCATTTTACACAACTGTAGCTAGGATCTAATATTGGTTCCTGGCACCTATAAcatttttggtcataaattctCTCTTTATTGAAGATCAACGATACTTTATTGGTTAATGgcacaaataaattttttcgcCGGTTTCTGTTGATATTTCACTAGATTTCAGAAGATTTCTGCCTCTATGATGCCAACCAAATTAATAGGCACCCGTTAAAGGCCCGATCTAATTAATCTCTTCAATTGGCAATGGGTTGAGGTATCTTCCACCCGATCAGGTCGATAGGAGCAGGTTGCGCCCAAACCCAATCCAATCTGATTTGTAGACAACCCAACTTTTGTACAACTTGAAGCTGAATCCCAAGCCCTCCCATTGGCAAGTCAATCATGTTTACTTGCGACATTTGTGGTAAAGAAGGCAAGGGTGTGCCCAATTTATGTGTTTCATGTAGTTTCAGCTTCATAGAAGTTATGGCTCTTTCCAACGTAGAGTGAAAGTTGTACATCACAAGCACCTTCTCCACCTTACCCATTTTTCTCTTAAACTCCTTTAATTTGATTCTCGATTTTGTCAACTTTGTGTTCGAAATGTGAACACTAACTATTACTATTGCTCTAGATGCTATTTGTTGCCCACCTCAATTGTGCTATGACCATGGAAAAAAGGGAGGACATAAATTTGTTAGAACTTAAAGATGAAAATAATCCAAAGTTCAATGAATTCATTGACTCAGCAACttacaacaacaaccaaaaaaaaaaaaaatcaatatggGGGAGGATGGAAATAAAATAGCCACAAAAAACACCTCAGTCATGAACATgacttaagttttttttttttttttaatcttttgagaATACTAGACTTAAAGTTTACTAATGAGGTTTTGGATGAGAAAAATTGCAATGGGTCTACATTGGGCTGTACCATGCCTTGCCCTCGTATGTTAGAAACAAGATGCTGGTAGATAATAGGATATTTcagtttttaatgttttatgatACATTGTTTCGCAATAAAAGTTGACACTCATTTGGAACATTGAGTTAAGTAATGATTGACCAAATATTGAAACTAAAAGGTAAATTGTAGATATTTCTTATCAGTTCGTGTATGACAACTTTTTCGCTCTTTGTTATGTTTCTATGCAATTTCGATTGCATCCTGTTAAGGAATTTATGCCCCGGTTGTGTCAAAATCTCAATTTTGaggccaagtttattaattagtaAAACTAGTCGCCaacccgtgctatgcacgggaaccTACCTATTTATGTGGTAAactaaattgattttataaaattttaaattgattaagaaactacattATTGCATTAATTGCTCTTGtataacttcaatttgtgttacaatttgataaagaagtCATTGTTTGAACGTGCAATGACTTacgaaaaatattaaagaatagttCATGACTATAAACttataactattgaaaagaatcaaaagattaagagcttaaaaattataaaaatatatatgtgtgtgtgactacacaacagagaaatataaaagaaaaatttgttacactcaaaataataattcatggttataattattgaaattttccaGATAGTTTTggatattacaaaaatataactcaaaaagttagatgttaaaacttccaaaaggccaaaaaatattaaggaatcataagatttacatcctataaattattgaaacaaaactatatatatatatatatatatgattttataatagagaaatataaaagaaaaattgattaccttcaaaagaataatacatggTATAGTTGTTGAAATCTgctaaacatgttcaaatattgcaaaaactaacacaaaatataactattcaaaagagaaaaataagaagaagaaaaaagtacatgaacctataaagtaataagttttaaattttaatgggtctaaactttaaacaatgaaaaaaaatcacatgttaGATTGTGTTCCTAGCAACCTTGAAAGTaaaagtaaagggaaaaaaaaaaccatgaaataCCATCAGCCAATAAGTTTTAATGGGTTTAAACTACaaacaatgaacaaaaataatcataaacaatCATAGGTGCAGGGTTTGGTTACCAAGATCAGATGGTTGTAAAACACAACATTTCAACATTGATTTAGGGTTATGCAGAAGGCAACATAAATGACAGGAAATTGTTTTTATGTTGTCTGCTATGCCAACcatctaaatatattaattccaaaaaaaattaaataaaataattcctaGAATTATATGAGATAATTAAGAAGAACATCAAGCCCTTGCGTGGATGTTATTTGTGGACGGCTTTCCATCACTGCAATTCATAGACTTTGTTGTTAATAAGACAATCGAGTTCAAAACTAAAAGCAATTAGGTGGCCTTTGTACTACAGGATTTGTTCTCGTTGAAGAATCAACTTGCTTCCTACTATGGCTTcaatttgatatgtgtgttttctttgtgaaaatttgagtgaGTATGAAGGGTTTCGACCTTGGCAGaagtttatatttgtgaaaatttttgttatagaattttagttgaaatagaattttcaagcttttgaaacatatatctaatagaattttatttaaattaaactattgtaatacttgataagatataaaaccaaaaataaaaagaatctaaaagaaaaagaaaatagtgatgacgtggaaaattgtgggagcttcaaaggctattttcaagcttttgaaacatatatctaatagaattttatttaaactaaactattgtaatacttgataagatataaaaccaaaaataaaaagaatctaaaagaaaaagaaaatagtgatgacgtggaaaattgaaccaaaaataaaaagaatctaaaataaaaagaaaaagaaaatagtgatgacgtggaaaattacGGGAGCtccaaaggtttcggttttatatatatatatatatatatatataggttagCCACAAACCTGCGTGTTGcgcatgataattatttttatgatagttttattaaattttttttatacaatttaaactaatttaataaagagtaatgtatttgtaattatatttttattcattataagaataatcataaatgtaatatagaaacaatcataaatcataaatttaataatttttgtcgtactaaaatgaaaaaaaatacaatttttctcaaaaattcaaaaggcaatttaacgaaaatatttattttttaataaaatttatttataacattttgtgaatcattaaaaagaaaataaaatttagaaattattcttttagttttaaacaaactttctcaaacttattttttttgcctacaatccaaaacactgaaaaaagtaactaaaaaaattaataaaacttaactatgattaattggaccaattaggaaaaaaaattgttatttataatctactaaggttattttctttgcgGAAATTGTAATTTCGTCCAccaaaaacatattatcaaataatcaattattagcaaaatctaagaaataaatttctatatatgcattgttataaaataataataataataattaaagtaaaattgcaaaagataaaatttgtctcTCATCCAATAACTTTTGTTTAGCcaacctttgcttttctctaaataaattgcattatagagtacttcgtctaccacaaaggattaaaaaataaacaaaaatgattaaagtctcatagtttaacatctaaattgagcactataaaaatcATGCTATCAAATTACAGTAGCTaccaaattaaattatccaaatcatgctttgtattagaataatattatatttttatatttaatcctTTATAATgtaataggataacatttaacaatcaaagagagagagagagagagaactgaatcgcattaacctaaagtagattaaagaatataaaaaattatcaacctaaagcgaagatgcaagaaaaataaaaaataaaaatccactcaaaaattatgtgtgtgtgtgtgtgtgtgtgagagagagagagagagccttttttttgtaagggaaaactatgcatggAATGAatgagatagtgacaaatttatagtaagaaagtgtgaataagaagagacaaaaatagaggaagatgaagggaaagatgaagaatgatattaatgtagagagtagtggagagatgagaaggtgagagaatgagagaaggagaaaggttaaagaagtagtggggagataaaaaggtaagggaggaagaaaggttggagaagtgtaaatatgaaataaaaaaaattataaataattataagaaaatggaaaaaaaaagaaaaaaaaagatgatgacgTGGATGTTGACGTGGCTTAACGTGAGCGCAGCAACATTaaatatattgaatatattgattgattgattatgCTCAAGTCTTAATTGGTTAATCACATAGCATGACACAAAATAAAGAGCACATAGACAACCTATATGGTGACCAAAGGAAAACCAATcattaaattttgttctttcCGTCTTCATGACATTGTATTCGAGGTTTTCCTGAGGTAAGGTGTGATCTGGCATTCTGCAAAAGCAGTTGAGAGGACCAGTCTATCTACTAGTTAGCCAGTTGCTGATAATAAAACAGGCACAACACTGTAACTAGTCCATATGCCTAAATCTTACTCTTAAACTGGCTGTACCCTTTGTTCATAATGCGGAACTTTATCATATTATCCGCAGGAACGGCTAGTTTATTGTGTTGaatactttattttttgcttgCTAGTCTATACTgctgttgttttcagttttcacattgtgaACTTGACTCCCCTTGTGGCATAGCCCAATCCAGTGTCTGCTGAACTTCTTAATTAAATTAGAAGATCCTTAAAAAAGGAATTTTgttgatataaaattattttc
Protein-coding regions in this window:
- the LOC115982366 gene encoding uncharacterized protein LOC115982366, yielding MAMAMAVLAMLLLLMMTMMKTLDADNTNGLYQPCGDTKIQRSDGFTFGIAFSTKDSFYYNQNLSHQLSPCDRRLSLATLNSQLAVFRPKVDGISLLTINTSSFSPDAYGGYMVAFAGRKYAARSLPAFVANSTYIVTSFTLVLEFQKGRLQNLYWKRDGCASCSGKSNFVCLNKQDCAIRTSSCKNRGGSVDCSLGIQLAFSGTDKHLMALNSWYEVENLRQYSLYGLYSNLKNSLTNQYNDFF